Genomic DNA from Catenulispora sp. EB89:
GCGGCGCCGGAGATCATCGCGACGCGCTTGCCGCTCCGCTTGGACGCCAGGGCCACGGTCGGCAGGTCGGCCGCGTCCCCGGCGGTGAGCGGCAGTCCCACGCCGAGCGGCGGCTCCTGCCATCTGACGCCGGCGAGCGGCTGCCACGCGGCCTCGCCCAACACGTCGATGATCTGCTGCGGAGTCGGACGATCCGCAGAATCCTTGGCCAGGCAGCCCTTGATCAGGCGACGCAGAACATCGTCGGCGACGGCGACGCCTTCCAGGTCCGGCTCGTTGTTGACCACGCGGTGCAGGATCGCCAGCGGTGCGCCGTCGCCGAACGCGAGTCGGCCGGTAGCGGCGAACACCAGCAGTGAACCCAGGGCGAACACGTCGGAGGCGGCCTCTACAGAGCTTCCGTCGGCTTGCTCAGGGGACATATACGCGGGTGTGCCCAGAGTCTGGCCGGTGTTGGTCAGCAGGGAGGCATCCAGTGCGCGGGCCACCCCGAAGTCGATGACTTTGGGGCCGTCCGGACCGAGCAGTACGTTCGCCGGTTTGAGGTCGCGGTGCACGACCTCTGCGGCGTGGATGACTTGCAGCGCCTGGGCGATCGCCACGGCCAGAGCACGAAGACGCGTGTCGTCGAAGCCGCCGCCTTGCTCGATCGCGTCCTGCAACGTCGGGCCGGGCACGTATTCGGTCGCCAGCCAAGGCCGCTCGCCGTCGGCCTGCGCGTTGAAGATCTCTGCGATCCGCGGCGAGTGGACCCTCCCGGCCACCTCCAACTCCCGCGAGAACCGCTTGCGGAACGCCGGGATCTCGGCCAGATCCGAGCGCACCACCTTCACCGCGGCCTGCCGTCCGTCGGCGTCGGTCCCCAGGAACACCCGCCCCATCGCGCCCGACCCGAGCTGCGTGAGCAGCAGGTACGGCCCCATCCGATCGGTCGGCGCGGGTCCCACGCTGTGTACGTTGCCGTTCATAATCACGCGCTGCCTCCCCCTGTACGGCGTCCTTGCCATTATGGGGCGCCCGACGAAGTCTAGGGCTCGGGTTTCAGGACCCGTCCTCGCCGGAATATGCCAAGGTTGCTGGAGTCGCTGGAGTCGCTGGAGTCGCTGGAGTTGCCGGAGCCGCCGGAGCCGCCGAGGCGTGCCGGGAGTCTTTCCCCATGTGCGTGAAGGCGTTCGCGACCTCAGCCAACCACGCCGCCTCCGCCGCGACCGTCTTCGCGGCCTCAGTGTGACGGACCGGCTCGCCCGACGCGCGCAGACGTCCGTCGCGGTGGTTCGCCAACGCCGCCGCGAGGGACGCGGCCTCGATGTGCGCTTCGTCGCCCGCGGCCTCGGCCACCTGTTCCGGAGCGTAAGGGCGCAGCGCGAGGCGGGCATCGTGGATCTCGATGACCCGCCGATAGAGCGCGAAGTCGAGCGATCGGCCGCCGAACAGCAGCCGACGTCGGTCGTCGAGCGCGATCTCCGGCAGTTCGGCGCGCACGGCCTCCCACAGCGGCGTCAGGCGTCGGTAGACCAGGTAGGTGTGGACGCGCTCGCGGACGACGGTGTAGCCGGTGTGCCACTTCGCGACCAGCGTCGCGGCCACGATGAAGGCCGCGCACAACGCACCGAGTGCGTTCGAGACCAGGTCCTCGCTGCCGTCCTGCACGCCGGTGCGCAGTACGTGGACGATGTCGTCGACGGTCCACGCCGTCCACACCATGCCCACGGCCAGCGCGACCAGCGACAGCCGTATCCCGGTCCGCACCGGCCCGGGCCCGGCCCGCCGCGCCTCGCGCCAGAAGGCGGCCGTCGCGACGGCCAGGGCCCATCCGGTGTACGTGGCGAAGACGACGTCGTCCCCGGCCAGCAGCCACCGCCCCGGTCCGTGGGTGACCAGCGAATCGTCCGGGACGCTGATGACGGGCCGCGCCGCGACGAAGCAGCCGATGCTGGCGACCTGCGCCACGACGGCGGCGACCACCGGCAGGCCGCGCACCGGACGCCGGGCGACCACGTACGCCATGAACATCAGAACGCTGACGGCCGCGATGCGCACGCAGTCGCCCAACAGGATCTCCGCCACGCGGCTCAAACCCACGTCTGCGAGCAGCTGGGGCGTCGCGGGGGCGAGGATCGCCATGGCCAGCGCCAGGCAGATCATCAGTCCGTAGCCGTAGTGCTGTACCTGGTACGGCGGCGCGCCGCTGCGGTCGGTGCGCAGGCGGTACACCGAGAACGTCAGCAGGGCCGCGGCGGCCAGGTACGCGGCGAGGTCCGACACCCGTCAGTCCTTGAAGACCGCGAACAGCGTGTCCAGGCTGGAGGGCCGGTCGGCCCCGCGCGCCCGATGCCGGTCCCGGCGCTCGACGCGCTGCAGGATCAGCGAGGC
This window encodes:
- a CDS encoding serine/threonine-protein kinase translates to MNGNVHSVGPAPTDRMGPYLLLTQLGSGAMGRVFLGTDADGRQAAVKVVRSDLAEIPAFRKRFSRELEVAGRVHSPRIAEIFNAQADGERPWLATEYVPGPTLQDAIEQGGGFDDTRLRALAVAIAQALQVIHAAEVVHRDLKPANVLLGPDGPKVIDFGVARALDASLLTNTGQTLGTPAYMSPEQADGSSVEAASDVFALGSLLVFAATGRLAFGDGAPLAILHRVVNNEPDLEGVAVADDVLRRLIKGCLAKDSADRPTPQQIIDVLGEAAWQPLAGVRWQEPPLGVGLPLTAGDAADLPTVALASKRSGKRVAMISGAAAAVVVLAGVAVVEGSGGNGNPTTDALRAGSTMSSSQDGGAFPPALGSASSGGSGSSSSSSGPALAGGKPSPTPNGSVTPPKPAGVTTAAPSSSGQITVTVPAGGPNGGGPVTTPPSTTTAGKPVTHPTTHPTTPTTHSTTPPAPPHSQTPPPAHNPPGPMGAGDISVWIPNWVGMATVDVSWKAHSDATSYSLHYTINGTPATDQTMSVGGTSYSYQIPAGSTTCLQLAAVNQYGRSAMYPSPMYCVNSFGQVVSGG
- a CDS encoding MAB_1171c family putative transporter produces the protein MSDLAAYLAAAALLTFSVYRLRTDRSGAPPYQVQHYGYGLMICLALAMAILAPATPQLLADVGLSRVAEILLGDCVRIAAVSVLMFMAYVVARRPVRGLPVVAAVVAQVASIGCFVAARPVISVPDDSLVTHGPGRWLLAGDDVVFATYTGWALAVATAAFWREARRAGPGPVRTGIRLSLVALAVGMVWTAWTVDDIVHVLRTGVQDGSEDLVSNALGALCAAFIVAATLVAKWHTGYTVVRERVHTYLVYRRLTPLWEAVRAELPEIALDDRRRLLFGGRSLDFALYRRVIEIHDARLALRPYAPEQVAEAAGDEAHIEAASLAAALANHRDGRLRASGEPVRHTEAAKTVAAEAAWLAEVANAFTHMGKDSRHASAAPAAPATPATPATPATPATLAYSGEDGS